ctgttgcagattaattttctgttgttgaaCCAGTGATCACAATCTTCTTCTCTTTAAATCAGTGTCCATGACAACCATTTCATCGCCAGTTACCGGCGGTCGAGATTTTTCTACACATCCTGTATCCGTGACAACTGACCAGATGGTCAGCTCGACCAGTGCAACCACCAAGAAAGAAACCAATCCCACCAGTGAGCGCACAACAGCACACGGATCCGCCACCAGTCTGTCCAGTGTCACCCCCACAAGGGACACACTTCCCACCAGTGAGCGCACAACGGCACACGGATCCGCCACCAGTCTGCCCAGTGTCACCCCCACAAGGGACACACTTCCCACCAGTGAGCGCACAACGGCACACGGATCCGCCACCAGTCTGCCCAGTGTCACCCCCACAAGGGAAACAGGTCTCACCAGTGAGCGCACAACGGCACACGGATCCGCCACCAGTCTGCCCAGTGTCACCCCCACAAGGGAAACAGGTCTCACCAGTGAGCGCACAACGGCACACGGATCCGCCACCAGTCTGCCCAGTGTCACCCCCACAAGGGAAACACGTCCCACCAGTGAGCGCACAACGGCACACGGATCCGCCACCAGTCTGCCCAGTGTCACCCCCACAAGGGAAACACGACCCACCAGTGAGCGCACAACAGCACACGGATCCGCCACCAGTCTGCCCAGTGTCACCCCCACAAGGGAAACAGGTC
This sequence is a window from Xiphias gladius isolate SHS-SW01 ecotype Sanya breed wild chromosome 22, ASM1685928v1, whole genome shotgun sequence. Protein-coding genes within it:
- the LOC120784142 gene encoding salivary glue protein Sgs-3-like translates to METLLTLAIALTLTTSVSMTTISSPVTGGRDFSTHPVSVTTDQMVSSTSATTKKETNPTSERTTAHGSATSLSSVTPTRDTLPTSERTTAHGSATSLPSVTPTRDTLPTSERTTAHGSATSLPSVTPTRETGLTSERTTAHGSATSLPSVTPTRETGLTSERTTAHGSATSLPSVTPTRETRPTSERTTAHGSATSLPSVTPTRETRPTSERTTAHGSATSLPSVTPTRETGPTSERTTAHGSATSLPSVTPTRETSNHTPPPGSNVTIETSHSVSSTSRETSSMSDHISASPEPHVNATTGPGVTQYRKHCTRCNRFHDTNHGLHGNKDGDYNSQQLVCFCFPE